A window from Gossypium raimondii isolate GPD5lz chromosome 7, ASM2569854v1, whole genome shotgun sequence encodes these proteins:
- the LOC105766202 gene encoding 40S ribosomal protein S9-2, whose product MVHVSFYRNYGKTFKKPRRPYEKERLDAELRLVGEYGLRCKRELWRVQYALSRIRNAARDLLTLDEKNPRRIFEGEALLRRMNRYGLLDESQNKLDYVLALTVENFLERRLQTLVFKTGMAKSIHHARVLIRQRHIRVGRQVVNIPSFMVRVDSQKHIDFSLTSPFGGGRPGRVKRKNQRAAAKKAAGRDGDEEEDE is encoded by the exons ATGGTTCACGTCAGTTTCTACCGTAACT ATGGGAAGACCTTTAAGAAGCCAAGGCGTCCATATGAGAAAGAACGATTAGATGCAGAGTTGAGGCTTGTAGGAGAGTATGGGCTCCGATGTAAGAGGGAGTTGTGGAGGGTTCAGTATGCTTTGAGCCGTATCCGTAATGCTGCTAGGGACCTTCTCACCCTTGATGAGAAGAACCCTCGTCGTATTTTTGAAGGTGAAGCTCTTCTTCGTAGGATGAACAGGTATGGACTTTTGGATGAGAGCCAGAACAAGCTTGATTATGTCTTGGCTTTGACTGTCGAGAACTTCCTTGAACGCCGCTTGCAAACACTTGTGTTCAAGACTGGTATGGCCAAGTCTATTCACCATGCCCGTGTCTTGATTAGGCAAAGGCATATCAG GGTCGGGAGGCAGGTTGTCAACATCCCATCCTTCATGGTAAGGGTTGACTCGCAAAAACATATCGATTTCTCTCTCACTAGTCCGTTTGGAGGTGGCCGACCTGGAAGAGTGAAGAGAAAGAACCAAAGAGCAGCTGCCAAAAAGGCTGCTGGCAGAGATGGCGATGAAGAGGAAGATGAGTAA
- the LOC105771606 gene encoding uncharacterized protein LOC105771606: protein MEAKKEVPVPVMELESEESSTEEAEVESPRSVVVEMKKKVERVHSQVLRIREEESHLGEDLVGRDKENENDVVVVVRGGFHEKRRRGVNVVLACSPLSGKNNVKTPCGKAT from the coding sequence ATGGAGGCGAAGAAGGAGGTTCCGGTTCCAGTTATGGAGTTGGAGAGTGAAGAGTCATCGACGGAGGAGGCGGAGGTGGAGTCGCCGAGATCGGTGGTGGTGGAGATGAAGAAGAAAGTGGAGAGAGTTCATAGTCAGGTTTTGAGGATAAGAGAAGAGGAATCACATCTTGGCGAAGATCTCGTCGGCCGTGACAAAGAGAATGAGAATGACGTCGTCGTCGTCGTTCGTGGAGGTTTCCATGAAAAACGACGACGTGGTGTCAACGTGGTTCTTGCCTGCTCGCCTCTCAGCGGCAAGAACAATGTTAAAACGCCTTGCGGTAAAGCTACTTAA